The Syngnathus typhle isolate RoL2023-S1 ecotype Sweden linkage group LG11, RoL_Styp_1.0, whole genome shotgun sequence genome contains a region encoding:
- the LOC133162399 gene encoding potassium voltage-gated channel subfamily A member 10, whose amino-acid sequence MEVPLVNFENVDDVGINLGDPSDSGYPTSPTSEAADPERSPRRSSPRPSPGWGRREGASSSTPSKATSSSCSLISNIKLLVNGESGSDGVFSRMPRGCYDNEDLFEKTGGGDRDLRVVINVSGLMFETQLSTLNRFPETLLGDPAKRIRHFDAMKNEYFFDRNRPAFDSVLYFYQSGGRVRRPANVPLDVFASEIVFYQLGHEAMEQFREAEGFVDKPTVLLPTNELKRQFWLLFEYPESSSAAKAIAFVSIFVITISIFIFCLETLPVFREDSAYILREDHAFNKSTESSGPQPASRDLIAYFTDPFFIVETICIIWFCFEAGVRFAACPSKRAFFYNIMNIIDIVSILPYFVTLGTELATTSDDDDASSGQNLSLAILRIIRLVRVTRIFKLSRHSKGLQILGQTLKASMRELGLLIFFLFIGVILFSSAIFFAEVDEPNTQFVSIPDGFWWAVVTMTTVGYGDMCPITIGGKMVGTLCAIAGVLTIALPVPVIVSNFNYFYNRKAEQEEKQRIDDATEAQKNSLAEKSHSTATLDKSTWNLEKNGFHS is encoded by the exons ATGGAG GTTCCTCTGGTTAACTTTGAAAATGTGGACGATGTGGGCATCAACTTGGGCGACCCAAGCGACTCCGGCTACCCGACGTCGCCCACGTCGGAGGCGGCGGATCCCGAGCGATCGCCCCGTCGCTCTTCCCCGCGTCCATCCCCCGGCTGGGGCCGTCGTGAGGGTGCGTCCTCTTCCACGCCATCCAAGGCCACCTCCAGTAGCTGCAGCCTGATATCAAATATAAAGCTTCTGGTGAACGGCGAGTCGGGTTCCGACGGCGTCTTCAGCAGGATGCCGAGGGGCTGCTATGACAACGAGGACCTGTTTGAGAAGACGGGCGGGGGGGACCGAGACCTGAGGGTGGTCATCAACGTTTCGGGCCTGATGTTCGAGACCCAGCTGAGCACACTCAACCGGTTCCCGGAGACTTTACTGGGCGACCCCGCCAAACGAATACGTCACTTTGACGCCATGAAGAACGAGTATTTCTTCGACCGTAACCGTCCGGCCTTCGACAGCGTCCTGTACTTCTACCAGTCTGGCGGGCGGGTCCGTAGGCCGGCCAATGTCCCGTTAGATGTCTTCGCCAGTGAGATCGTTTTCTATCAACTGGGCCACGAAGCCATGGAGCAGTTCCGTGAGGCCGAAGGCTTCGTCGACAAGCCCACGGTCTTGTTGCCGACCAACGAGCTCAAAAGACAGTTCTGGCTCCTGTTTGAGTACCCCGAGAGCTCCAGTGCGGCCAAAGCCATTGCTTTTGTCTCCATTTTTGTCATCACGATCTCCATCTTTATCTTTTGTCTGGAGACTCTCCCCGTATTCAGGGAGGATAGCGCTTACATTCTCCGTGAAGATCATGCGTTTAACAAGAGCACGGAAAGTTCAGGTCCTCAACCTGCCTCCAGAGACTTGATAGCCTACTTCACAGACCCTTTCTTTATTGTCGAGACCATTTGCATCATCTGGTTCTGCTTCGAGGCCGGCGTTCGTTTTGCCGCGTGTCCCAGTAAGCGCGCTTTCTTCTACAACATCATGAACATCATCGACATCGTGTCCATCCTTCCGTACTTCGTCACGTTGGGCACGGAGCTGGCGACCACCTCCGACGACGACGACGCCAGCTCCGGTCAGAACTTGTCCCTCGCCATCCTGAGGATTATCCGCTTGGTGAGAGTGACTCGCATCTTCAAACTGTCCCGCCACTCCAAGGGACTTCAGATCCTCGGGCAGACCCTCAAGGCGAGCATGCGAGAGCTGGGCTTGCTtatcttcttcctcttcatcgGTGTCATCCTCTTCTCCAGCGCCATCTTTTTCGCTGAAGTCGACGAGCCAAACACGCAGTTTGTCAGCATCCCGGACGGATTCTGGTGGGCGGTGGTTACCATGACCACGGTGGGCTACGGAGACATGTGCCCCATCACCATTGGCGGCAAGATGGTGGGCACTCTGTGTGCCATCGCCGGGGTGCTGACCATCGCACTGCCCGTTCCTGTCATTGTGTCTAACTTCAACTACTTCTACAATCGCAAAGCGGAGCAGGAGGAGAAGCAGAGGATTGACGACGCCACCGAGGCCCAGAAAAACTCATTGGCCGAAAAATCCCACAGCACGGCGACGCTGGACAAAAGCACCTGGAATCTCGAGAAGAATGGCTTCCACTCGTAG
- the LOC133162292 gene encoding potassium voltage-gated channel subfamily A member 2: protein MTVATGDPSDEAAAHPGQPLDYDPEADHECCERVVINISGLRFETQLKTLSQFPETLLGDPKKRMRYFDPLRNEYFFDRNRPSFDAILYYYQSGGRLRRPVNVTLDIFSEEIRFYELGDEAIEIFREDEGFIKEEERPLPDNEFQRQVWLLFEYPESSGPARIIAIISVMVILISIVSFCLETLPVFRNDEDDMHKSHAQIFSPETNTTVIRYTSTYFTDPFFILETLCIIWFSFEFLVRFFACPSKAGFFGNLMNIIDIVAIIPYFITLGTELADSPDDGQAGQQAMSLAILRVIRLVRVFRIFKLSRHSKGLQILGQTLKASMRELGLLIFFLFIGVILFSSAVFFAEADEPQSQFQSIPDAFWWAVVSMTTVGYGDMVPTTIGGKIVGSLCAIAGVLTIALPVPVIVSNFNYFYHRETEGEEQAQYLQVNVPKSESGEELRKSRSGSTISKSDYMEIQEAVNNSNEDFRQENLKTANCTLANTNYVNITKMLTDV from the coding sequence ATGACGGTCGCCACGGGCGACCCGTCCGACGAGGCGGCGGCGCACCCGGGCCAGCCGCTGGACTACGACCCGGAGGCGGATCACGAGTGCTGCGAGCGGGTGGTGATCAACATCTCCGGGCTCCGTTTCGAGACCCAGCTCAAGACCCTGTCGCAGTTCCCCGAGACGCTGCTCGGGGACCCCAAAAAGAGGATGCGCTACTTCGACCCGCTGCGCAACGAGTACTTTTTCGACCGGAACAGACCCAGCTTCGACGCCATCCTCTACTACTACCAGTCAGGCGGGCGGTTGAGAAGGCCGGTGAACGTCACGCTGGACATCTTCTCCGAGGAGATCCGCTTCTACGAGCTGGGCGACGAAGCCATCGAGATATTCCGCGAGGACGAAGGCTTCATCAAGGAGGAGGAGCGCCCGCTCCCCGACAACGAGTTTCAGAGACAAGTGTGGCTGCTTTTCGAGTACCCGGAGAGCTCGGGTCCGGCTCGGATTATCGCCATCATCTCCGTCATGGTCATCTTGATCTCCATCGTCAGCTTCTGCCTGGAGACCCTCCCCGTCTTCCGCAACGACGAGGACGACATGCACAAGTCCCACGCTCAGATCTTTTCCCCCGAGACCAACACCACGGTCATCCGGTACACGTCTACCTACTTCACCGACCCCTTCTTCATCCTGGAAACGCTGTGCATCATCTGGTTCTCCTTTGAGTTTCTGGTGCGCTTCTTTGCCTGCCCCAGCAAAGCGGGCTTCTTTGGCAACCTCATGAACATTATTGACATCGTGGCCATCATCCCGTATTTCATCACGCTGGGCACGGAGCTGGCAGACAGTCCGGACGACGGCCAAGCCGGACAGCAGGCCATGTCTTTGGCCATCCTCAGGGTGATCCGTCTGGTGCGAGTGTTCCGAATTTTCAAGCTCTCACGCCACTCCAAGGGGCTTCAGATCCTGGGCCAGACCCTCAAAGCCAGCATGAGGGAGCTGGGACtgctcatcttcttcctcttcatcgGCGTCATTCTCTTCTCGAGCGCGGTGTTCTTTGCGGAGGCCGACGAGCCGCAGTCCCAATTTCAAAGCATCCCGGACGCCTTCTGGTGGGCTGTGGTCTCCATGACCACGGTGGGCTACGGCGACATGGTGCCCACCACCATCGGGGGCAAGATCGTGGGCTCCTTGTGTGCCATCGCCGGCGTGCTGACCATCGCTTTGCCGGTACCCGTCATCGTCTCCAACTTCAACTACTTCTACCACCGGGAGACGGAAGGAGAGGAGCAGGCGCAGTACCTCCAGGTCAACGTGCCCAAGAGCGAGTCGGGCGAGGAGCTGAGGAAGAGTCGCAGCGGATCCACCATCAGCAAGTCGGACTACATGGAAATCCAGGAAGCGGTCAACAACAGCAACGAGGACTTCCGCCAGGAGAACCTCAAGACGGCCAACTGCACGCTAGCCAACACAAACTACGTCAACATCACCAAGATGCTTACAGACGTGTAG